One genomic region from Argentina anserina chromosome 2, drPotAnse1.1, whole genome shotgun sequence encodes:
- the LOC126782517 gene encoding COP9 signalosome complex subunit 5a-like, which yields MDAEIAQKTWELENNIIPMETPPARSNTDPSADAIFYYDEAAQTKFQQDKPWLHDTNFFKRVKISALALLKMVVHARSGGTIEVMGLMQGKTDGDAIIVMDAFALPVEGTETRVNAQADAYEYMVDYSQTNKQAGRLENVVGWYHSHPGYGCWLSGIDVSTQMLNQQFQEPFLAVVIDPTRTVSAGKVDIGAFRTYPEGYKAPDDTISEYQTIPLNKIEDFGVHCKQYYSLDITYFKSCLDSHLLDLLWNKYWVNTLSSSPLLGNGDYVAGQISDLAEKLEQAENHLSHSRFGPLVTPSQRKKDDESQLAKITRDSAKITVEQVHGLMSQVIKDILFNSVRQSNKSSTEPTGPEPMIES from the exons ATGGACGCTGAAATAGCCCAGAAAACATGGGAGCTCGAGAACAACATAATCCCGATGGAGACGCCGCCGGCGAGGAGCAACACGGACCCGTCGGCCGACGCCATCTTCTACTACGACGAGGCGGCTCAGACCAAGTTCCAGCAGGACAAGCCCTGGCTTCACGACACCAACTTCTTCAAGCGCGTCAAGATCTCCGCACTCGCGCTCCTCAAGATGGTCGTCCACGCGCGCTCCGGTGGGACCATCGAGGTCATGGGACTGATGCAGGGCAAGACCGACGGCGACGCCATCATCGTCATGGACGCGTTCGCTTTGCCGGTTGAGGGGACCGAGACTAGGGTTAATGCCCAGGCTGATGCTTATGAGTATATGGTTGATTATTCCCAGACTAACAAACAG GCTGGGCGACTGGAGAATGTTGTTGGATGGTACCATTCTCACCCTGGTTACGGATGCTGGCTTTCGGGTATTGATGTTTCAACTCAGATGCTGAACCAGCAATTTCAGGAGCCTTTCTTGGCTGTTGTTATTGACCCAACTCGGACAGTGTCTGCTGGAAAAGTTGACATTGGTGCATTCAGGACATACCCAGAAGGATATAAGGCTCCAGATGATACCATCTCCGAGTATCAGACCATTCCTCTTAACAAAATTGAGGACTTTGGTGTGCACTGCAAACAG TATTACTCTCTGGATATCACTTATTTCAAGTCTTGTCTAGACTCCCACCTCTTGGATCTGCTCTGGAACAAGTATTGGGTGAATACTCTCTCTTCCTCACCTTTGTTGGGTAATGGAGACTATGTTGCAGGACAGATCTCGGATTTAG CTGAAAAGctggagcaagcagagaatCATTTGTCTCATTCCCGCTTTGGACCATTAGTAACACCCTCACAGCGAAAGAAGGAT GATGAATCACAACTTGCAAAAATTACTCGGGACAGTGCAAAGATAACTGTGGAGCAGGTGCACGGTCTGATGTCACAG gtcATCAAGGACATTCTTTTTAACTCCGTACGGCAATCCAACAAATCCAGCACCGAACCAACTGGCCCTGAACCAATGATTGAAAGCTGA